The proteins below are encoded in one region of Micromonospora sp. DSM 45708:
- a CDS encoding AMP-binding protein, translating into MPTTSFCTAFYRQVHDRPDAPALSWAGEQISYRRLADLVRDARVAVDQLRLDAEVPLCVPAVKSPETVALLIAAFELDRRVLLPSASLGPESLAGVCAAVGCADILGATADGVTVRPSGAAGRALPGAGLLLTTSGSTGTPKVVELAPEGVDAFLTWAAGAFDIGPDARVLNYAPLNFDLCLLDVWTALATGACVVMVDPDRAVDGPWLAEFCREESPTVVQAVPLFFRLVTDAGGRFPGVRDVLLTGDAVPPPLLDRIGRAFPHARLWNVYGCTETNDSFLHRVEPAEVAALGGIPIGRPIDGVEVSVVDAEGAEMTGAGVGELMVRTPFRARGYLDAGPNAARWRDGWFRTGDLVRRDAAGLFLLAGRNDDQVKVRGVRTNLKEVEQVMLTHPEVLEAAVLAVPDAEAGNVLHAVVRPRAASDVNGLHLRLHCAAALPRTAIPGVFVLVDDALPRTSTGKVDRNVLRARRERTASGATEGR; encoded by the coding sequence GTGCCCACCACATCGTTCTGTACCGCCTTCTACCGACAGGTCCACGACCGGCCCGACGCACCGGCCCTGTCCTGGGCCGGGGAGCAGATCAGTTACCGCCGGCTGGCGGACCTGGTCCGCGACGCCCGCGTCGCGGTCGACCAGCTACGACTCGACGCCGAGGTGCCGCTGTGCGTCCCGGCGGTCAAGTCGCCGGAGACCGTCGCGCTGCTGATCGCCGCGTTCGAGCTGGACCGTCGGGTGCTGCTGCCCTCCGCTTCGCTGGGCCCGGAGTCGCTGGCCGGCGTCTGCGCCGCGGTCGGCTGCGCCGACATCCTCGGCGCCACCGCCGACGGCGTGACGGTCCGGCCCAGCGGGGCGGCCGGTCGGGCCCTGCCCGGGGCCGGGTTGTTGCTGACCACCTCCGGTTCGACAGGTACGCCGAAGGTGGTCGAACTCGCCCCGGAAGGGGTGGACGCGTTCCTGACCTGGGCGGCCGGGGCCTTCGACATCGGGCCCGACGCCCGGGTCCTCAACTACGCGCCGCTGAACTTCGACCTGTGCCTGCTGGACGTGTGGACCGCGCTGGCGACCGGCGCCTGCGTGGTGATGGTGGACCCGGACCGGGCGGTCGACGGCCCCTGGCTGGCGGAGTTCTGCCGGGAGGAGAGCCCCACGGTGGTGCAGGCCGTCCCGCTGTTCTTCCGGCTGGTCACCGACGCCGGTGGCCGGTTCCCGGGGGTACGCGACGTGCTGCTCACCGGGGACGCCGTGCCGCCGCCGCTGCTGGACCGGATCGGGCGGGCCTTCCCCCACGCGCGGTTGTGGAACGTCTACGGCTGCACCGAGACCAACGACAGCTTCCTGCACCGGGTGGAGCCGGCCGAGGTGGCGGCGCTCGGCGGAATACCGATCGGCCGGCCCATCGACGGGGTCGAGGTGTCCGTGGTGGACGCCGAGGGCGCGGAGATGACCGGCGCCGGCGTGGGTGAGCTCATGGTGCGCACCCCGTTCCGGGCCCGGGGCTACCTGGACGCAGGGCCGAACGCCGCCCGCTGGCGGGACGGCTGGTTCCGCACCGGCGACCTCGTCCGGCGGGACGCCGCCGGGCTGTTCCTGCTGGCCGGCCGCAACGACGACCAGGTCAAGGTGCGCGGCGTCCGGACCAACCTGAAGGAGGTGGAGCAGGTGATGCTGACCCACCCGGAGGTGCTGGAGGCGGCGGTGCTCGCCGTGCCGGACGCCGAGGCGGGCAACGTCCTGCACGCGGTGGTCCGTCCCCGCGCGGCCTCGGACGTCAACGGGCTGCATCTGCGCCTGCACTGCGCGGCGGCGCTGCCCCGGACGGCCATCCCCGGCGTGTTCGTGCTGGTCGACGACGCGCTACCCCGGACGTCGACCGGGAAGGTCGACCGCAACGTGCTGCGGGCGCGTCGCGAGCGGACCGCCTCCGGCGCCACCGAGGGGCGGTGA